From a single Cohaesibacter intestini genomic region:
- a CDS encoding ParB/RepB/Spo0J family partition protein, whose protein sequence is MTGKKQHPLFGTVDPDYIERLKNLAQFQLAGFPLQDPDWQKTAKEALDKLVGDIEAPQKSEIKSENLSAEIKMTQAPVAAFLCKHVKTSNCGNNDPSHWHSCEKAGEKLSSIIFAATLICHGKPKSATAITKALVSARTLKEKDPDLLLLLVPFLDGKAETLYKKLSELHESPHLKVKQVNYFKGMALLIGKAIEVFAPQQHTNDTTGPSKLSNAQKFESVDLDGKVIIIPTSKIDPSPFPHRLEDETHANEIEVLSNSMEKDGQDVPIIVRLHPDDEKRYQVVSGNRRLMAAKEMAEPLIKCIVKDVDDIGIMMVQGREISLRKDASYIERVRLAGHLFKTLSNYTEARARVMDALSIGETEASRLKVISEKIPNDIIESIGRAPKVGRGRWNRFAKSLTQPERLEKTRKILRDKSFSDIASTCERFVHLEKEILANADLDKPINLKVGNTTIGVLAHKKKRSDLQIPNQDFAEFVADKLPELFEAFNKIA, encoded by the coding sequence ATGACAGGAAAAAAGCAGCATCCGCTATTTGGAACGGTAGATCCAGACTACATCGAGCGCCTCAAAAATCTGGCGCAATTTCAGTTGGCAGGATTTCCATTGCAAGATCCAGATTGGCAAAAAACAGCAAAGGAAGCTTTAGACAAACTCGTAGGTGATATTGAAGCACCGCAGAAGAGTGAGATCAAAAGTGAAAATTTGAGCGCAGAGATTAAGATGACTCAGGCTCCGGTTGCGGCATTCCTTTGCAAACATGTGAAGACCAGCAATTGCGGAAACAATGACCCCAGCCACTGGCATAGTTGCGAAAAGGCAGGTGAAAAACTGTCCTCTATAATCTTTGCTGCCACACTCATTTGCCATGGGAAGCCTAAAAGCGCTACTGCAATTACAAAGGCTTTGGTTTCTGCCAGAACCCTCAAAGAGAAGGATCCAGACCTTCTGTTGCTGTTGGTTCCATTTTTGGATGGGAAAGCAGAGACACTCTACAAGAAACTGTCAGAACTTCACGAAAGTCCCCACTTAAAAGTGAAGCAAGTCAATTACTTCAAAGGCATGGCGCTTCTTATAGGAAAAGCGATTGAGGTCTTTGCTCCGCAACAGCACACCAACGATACCACAGGACCCTCGAAGCTTTCCAATGCCCAAAAATTCGAATCAGTAGATTTGGACGGAAAAGTCATCATAATTCCGACGTCCAAGATCGACCCCTCGCCATTTCCTCATCGCTTAGAAGATGAAACTCATGCCAACGAGATCGAAGTCCTTAGCAACTCCATGGAGAAGGATGGTCAAGATGTGCCAATCATCGTCAGACTTCACCCAGACGACGAAAAACGATACCAAGTGGTAAGCGGCAACAGACGTCTGATGGCTGCTAAAGAAATGGCAGAGCCATTGATAAAGTGCATCGTTAAAGATGTCGATGACATCGGCATTATGATGGTTCAAGGCCGGGAGATCAGCTTGCGGAAAGATGCAAGCTATATTGAAAGGGTTCGTCTTGCCGGACACCTATTCAAAACGCTCTCCAACTACACCGAGGCAAGAGCGCGAGTCATGGATGCCCTGTCAATAGGCGAAACGGAAGCGTCGCGATTGAAGGTAATCAGCGAAAAGATCCCTAATGACATCATTGAAAGCATAGGACGCGCTCCAAAGGTTGGACGCGGTCGTTGGAACCGATTTGCTAAATCCCTGACGCAACCAGAGCGCCTAGAAAAGACAAGAAAAATACTAAGAGATAAGTCTTTCTCCGACATTGCATCAACATGCGAGCGATTTGTACATCTTGAGAAAGAAATTTTGGCCAATGCTGATCTTGATAAACCAATCAACTTGAAGGTGGGCAATACCACGATCGGAGTATTGGCGCATAAGAAGAAGCGTTCTGATCTTCAGATACCCAATCAAGATTTTGCTGAATTTGTTGCAGATAAATTGCCAGAGCTCTTTGAAGCTTTCAACAAAATAGCCTGA